From a region of the Agromyces ramosus genome:
- a CDS encoding arginine--tRNA ligase, with protein sequence MTPADLSRALYDLVTTLVERRRAAGDEVSLELSADQVALERPKNREHGDWASNVAMRVAKPLGSNPREIATELAEGLAGVEGVASAEVAGPGFINIRLDAAAAGALAKAIVDAGAEYGRSDSLAGSRINLEFVSANPTGPLHIGHTRWAALGDSIGRVLRAAGAEVANEYYINDAGSQMDTFGRSVLAAAKGEPTPEGGYPGSYIADLARRVLEREPHLLDLEHDVALHTATEIAYELQLAEIRASLERFNVHFDVWTSERSLQVKGEDGLSDVDTAVERLRAQGHVFDDDGAVWVRTTDFGDDKDRVIRRANGVYTYFAADAAYYLDKGDRGFVHKIYLLGADHHGYVHRLKALAGAAGDELENIEVLIGQLVSINGAKLSKRAGNIVELDDLQAWLGTDALRYTLGRYPADSPLTIDPEILQRRTNDNPVFYVQYAHARTCAVDRNAASVGLDRSSFAPQLLTHETESALLGALQEFPRIVAQAAELREPHRVARYIEELAGLYHRWYDNCRVLPLGDEPIGELHRTRLWLNDATGQVIRNGLDLLGVSAPERM encoded by the coding sequence GTGACTCCCGCCGATCTCTCGCGTGCCCTGTACGACCTCGTGACCACGCTCGTCGAGCGACGTCGCGCGGCGGGCGACGAGGTGTCGCTCGAGCTCTCAGCCGACCAGGTCGCGCTCGAGCGCCCCAAGAACCGCGAGCACGGCGACTGGGCGTCGAACGTCGCGATGCGCGTGGCGAAGCCGCTCGGCTCCAACCCGCGCGAGATCGCGACCGAGCTCGCCGAGGGTCTCGCGGGCGTCGAGGGCGTGGCGAGCGCCGAGGTCGCCGGACCGGGCTTCATCAACATCCGGCTCGACGCCGCGGCGGCCGGCGCCCTCGCGAAGGCCATCGTCGACGCCGGCGCCGAATACGGGCGCAGCGACTCGCTCGCCGGCAGCCGCATCAACCTCGAGTTCGTGTCGGCGAACCCGACGGGGCCGTTGCACATCGGTCACACCCGCTGGGCGGCGCTCGGCGACTCCATCGGCCGGGTGCTGCGCGCCGCGGGTGCCGAGGTCGCGAACGAGTACTACATCAACGACGCCGGCAGCCAGATGGACACCTTCGGGCGCTCCGTCCTGGCTGCGGCGAAGGGCGAGCCGACACCCGAGGGCGGGTACCCGGGCAGCTACATCGCCGACCTCGCCCGCCGGGTGCTCGAGCGCGAGCCGCACCTGCTCGACCTCGAGCACGACGTCGCGCTGCACACGGCCACGGAGATCGCCTACGAGCTGCAGCTCGCCGAGATCCGCGCCTCGCTCGAGCGCTTCAACGTGCACTTCGACGTATGGACGAGCGAGCGCAGCCTCCAGGTGAAGGGCGAAGACGGGCTCTCCGACGTCGACACCGCCGTCGAGCGGCTTCGTGCCCAGGGCCACGTCTTCGACGACGACGGCGCCGTCTGGGTGCGCACGACCGACTTCGGCGACGACAAGGACCGGGTCATCCGTCGCGCCAACGGCGTCTACACGTACTTCGCCGCCGATGCGGCGTACTACCTCGACAAGGGCGATCGCGGCTTCGTGCACAAGATCTACCTCCTCGGCGCCGACCACCACGGCTACGTGCATCGCCTGAAGGCGCTCGCGGGCGCAGCCGGCGACGAGCTCGAGAACATCGAGGTGCTCATCGGCCAGCTCGTGAGCATCAACGGAGCGAAACTCTCCAAGCGCGCCGGCAACATCGTCGAGCTCGACGACCTGCAGGCCTGGCTCGGCACCGACGCACTGCGGTACACGCTCGGCCGATACCCGGCCGACTCGCCGCTCACGATCGATCCCGAGATCCTGCAGCGCCGCACGAACGACAACCCCGTCTTCTACGTGCAGTACGCGCACGCCCGCACCTGCGCCGTCGACCGCAATGCGGCATCCGTCGGCCTCGACCGCTCGTCGTTCGCACCGCAGCTGCTGACGCACGAGACCGAGTCGGCGCTGCTCGGCGCCCTGCAGGAGTTCCCGCGCATCGTCGCCCAGGCGGCCGAGCTGCGTGAGCCGCATCGGGTCGCGCGCTACATCGAGGAGCTCGCGGGGCTCTACCACCGCTGGTACGACAACTGTCGCGTGCTGCCGCTCGGCGACGAGCCGATCGGCGAGCTGCACCGAACGCGCCTGTGGTTGAACGACGCCACCGGACAGGTCATCCGCAACGGACTCGACCTCCTCGGCGTCTCGGCACCCGAACGCATGTGA
- a CDS encoding LmeA family phospholipid-binding protein, translated as MAEHGDESERADAAAPAVPADDEQATKVIEPIDPDGQPTEVIEGGVRPTVAAASTGPADSSGAGDTAPRRRRMSRGARVAIAIVAVVVALVAIVIVVDVVARTIAQQRVAEEIEGNLPAGVEGDVDVAIGGFSVIAQYLSGTMEQVTLTAPQLEVAGAPLDVTIVAEGVPVDLESPVRELEAVINAGEASVNQLVAAAGVDAALVLGEGTVAYDGQIELLGIPITYAVTARPTAAGDTVLLEPVGVEVDAGGGSLDASSIIDRLLGSDPVAICVADRLPQGVEVESIAVAPGNVRVGLAAQGITLDTASLQQTGTCP; from the coding sequence ATGGCTGAGCACGGCGACGAATCCGAGCGAGCGGATGCCGCGGCGCCCGCCGTCCCGGCCGACGACGAGCAGGCGACGAAGGTCATCGAGCCGATCGATCCCGACGGGCAGCCGACCGAGGTGATCGAGGGCGGCGTCCGGCCGACGGTCGCGGCCGCCTCGACCGGCCCCGCCGACTCGTCGGGTGCCGGCGACACGGCACCGCGACGTCGCCGCATGAGCCGGGGCGCTCGCGTCGCGATCGCGATCGTCGCGGTCGTGGTCGCCCTCGTCGCGATCGTCATCGTGGTCGACGTCGTGGCGCGCACGATCGCCCAGCAGCGTGTCGCCGAGGAGATCGAGGGCAACCTCCCGGCGGGCGTCGAGGGCGACGTCGACGTCGCGATCGGCGGCTTCTCCGTGATCGCGCAGTACCTCTCCGGGACGATGGAGCAGGTGACGCTCACCGCACCGCAGCTCGAGGTCGCCGGCGCGCCGCTCGACGTCACGATCGTGGCCGAGGGCGTGCCGGTCGACCTCGAGTCGCCGGTGCGCGAGCTCGAGGCGGTCATCAACGCCGGCGAGGCATCCGTGAACCAGCTCGTCGCTGCGGCCGGCGTCGACGCGGCACTCGTGCTCGGCGAGGGCACGGTCGCCTACGACGGCCAGATCGAGCTGCTCGGCATTCCGATCACCTACGCCGTCACGGCGCGGCCCACCGCCGCGGGCGACACGGTGCTCCTCGAGCCCGTCGGCGTCGAGGTCGACGCCGGCGGCGGCTCGCTCGACGCCTCGAGCATCATCGACCGGCTGCTCGGCAGCGACCCCGTCGCGATCTGCGTCGCCGACCGCCTGCCCCAGGGCGTCGAGGTCGAGTCGATCGCCGTCGCGCCTGGCAACGTCCGAGTCGGCCTGGCCGCACAGGGGATCACGCTCGACACCGCGAGCCTCCAGCAGACCGGCACGTGCCCGTGA
- the lysA gene encoding diaminopimelate decarboxylase has translation MASTAPAPGWLRVPDDANALAAQVWPSGAARDDDGRLVIAGRDAASLADEFGTPLYVVDEADARGRASRIRAAFEAAAASAGTTVTIYYAGKAFLSGAVVQWVTDEGLAVDVCTGGELAVALAAGADPASLGFHGNNKSLAEIEAAVGAGVGAIIIDSEIEIERVAAAASRAGRVQPVRLRVNSGVHASTHEFLATAHEDQKFGVALDRAVELGTRIRAHDSLDLLGLHCHIGSQIFDSAGFAESAERLLAAHAALARVAPLPELNLGGGFGIAYTSADEPAPIEAIARGILTAVSDGCLAHGVPVPKLAFEPGRSIIGPAGVTLYTVGTVKPVPIEGGVRHYVSVDGGMSDNARTALYGADYSARIASRASDADPVLVRVAGKHCESGDIVVDAEYLPGDIAPGDLLAVPATGAYCWSLASNYNHVPRPPVVAVRDGAARVIVRGETLHDLLARDAGLEPSDTTGAAEGAHA, from the coding sequence GTGGCATCCACCGCACCCGCACCCGGCTGGCTCCGGGTGCCCGACGACGCCAATGCGCTCGCCGCACAGGTGTGGCCGTCGGGCGCCGCGCGCGACGATGACGGCCGGCTCGTCATCGCCGGTCGCGACGCCGCGTCGCTCGCCGACGAGTTCGGCACGCCGCTCTACGTCGTCGACGAGGCCGACGCCCGGGGCAGGGCGTCCCGCATCCGCGCCGCCTTCGAGGCGGCCGCGGCATCCGCCGGCACGACCGTGACGATCTATTACGCGGGCAAGGCGTTCCTCTCCGGCGCCGTCGTCCAGTGGGTCACCGACGAAGGCCTCGCGGTCGACGTGTGCACGGGCGGCGAGCTCGCGGTCGCGCTCGCCGCGGGCGCAGACCCCGCCAGCCTCGGCTTCCACGGCAACAACAAGTCCCTCGCCGAGATCGAGGCCGCGGTCGGTGCGGGCGTCGGCGCGATCATCATCGACAGCGAGATCGAGATCGAGCGGGTCGCAGCGGCCGCGTCGCGCGCCGGCCGCGTGCAGCCCGTACGGCTCCGTGTGAACAGCGGAGTGCACGCCTCGACGCACGAGTTCCTCGCGACCGCGCATGAAGACCAGAAGTTCGGCGTGGCCCTCGACCGCGCCGTCGAGCTCGGCACGCGCATCCGCGCGCACGACTCCCTCGACCTCCTCGGACTGCACTGTCACATCGGCTCGCAGATCTTCGACTCCGCCGGGTTCGCCGAATCGGCCGAGCGGCTGCTCGCCGCGCACGCCGCACTCGCGCGGGTGGCCCCGCTGCCCGAGCTGAACCTCGGCGGCGGATTCGGCATCGCCTACACCTCCGCCGACGAGCCGGCCCCGATCGAGGCGATCGCCCGCGGCATCCTGACTGCCGTGTCCGACGGATGCCTCGCTCACGGCGTCCCCGTTCCGAAGCTCGCGTTCGAGCCGGGCCGCTCCATCATCGGGCCTGCCGGGGTGACGCTCTACACGGTCGGCACCGTGAAGCCCGTGCCCATCGAGGGGGGAGTGCGCCACTACGTGTCGGTCGACGGGGGAATGAGCGACAACGCCCGCACCGCGCTCTACGGCGCCGACTACTCGGCCCGCATCGCGTCCCGTGCCTCCGACGCCGACCCCGTGCTCGTGCGGGTCGCGGGCAAGCACTGCGAATCGGGTGACATCGTCGTCGACGCCGAGTACCTGCCCGGCGACATCGCCCCCGGCGACCTCCTCGCGGTGCCGGCGACGGGCGCCTACTGCTGGTCGCTCGCCTCCAACTACAACCACGTGCCGCGTCCGCCCGTCGTCGCGGTCCGCGACGGCGCCGCCCGCGTCATCGTTCGCGGCGAGACGCTCCACGACCTGCTCGCCCGTGACGCCGGGCTCGAACCATCCGACACCACCGGCGCCGCAGAAGGGGCACACGCATGA
- a CDS encoding homoserine dehydrogenase → MIEYRSIRVGLLGAGSVGSQVARLLLEHADELEQRIGARIELVGIAVRDLDAKRDAELPRELLTTDAEALIVGSDIVIELMGGIEPARTLVLAAIASGADVVTGNKALLANHGPELFAAAEQVGAQLSYEAAVAGAIPIIRPLRDSLAGDRIERILGIVNGTTNFILDRMDTTGASLEDALATATELGFAEADPTADIGGYDAAQKAAILASLAFHTSVPVEAVHREGITGVTAEQVESARLAGYVVKLLAICERLTDAETGEEGVSARVYPALVPRIHPLAAVHGANNAVFVEASAAGPLMFYGAGAGGVQTASAVLGDLVAIARRHVIGGPGTAESTHAELPVLDIGRITTRYAITLEVADEPGVLEKIAHTFAEHGVSVEQLQQTVSGGSERATLVIGTHEAKESALAETVAALAQSPVVASVASVLRVEGAV, encoded by the coding sequence ATGATCGAGTACCGTTCCATCCGCGTGGGGCTCCTGGGCGCGGGCTCGGTCGGCTCGCAGGTCGCTCGCCTCCTGCTCGAGCACGCCGACGAGCTCGAGCAGCGCATCGGTGCGCGCATCGAGCTGGTGGGCATCGCCGTGCGCGACCTCGACGCGAAGCGCGACGCCGAGCTGCCGCGCGAGCTCCTCACCACCGATGCCGAGGCGCTCATCGTCGGCTCCGACATCGTGATCGAGCTCATGGGCGGCATCGAGCCGGCGCGCACGCTCGTGCTCGCCGCCATCGCCTCGGGCGCCGACGTGGTGACCGGCAACAAGGCGCTGCTCGCGAACCACGGCCCCGAGCTCTTCGCCGCGGCCGAGCAGGTCGGTGCGCAGCTCTCCTACGAGGCGGCCGTCGCCGGCGCCATCCCGATCATCCGCCCGCTCCGCGACAGTCTCGCGGGCGACCGCATCGAGCGCATCCTCGGCATCGTGAACGGCACCACCAACTTCATCCTCGACCGCATGGACACCACGGGCGCCTCGCTCGAAGACGCCCTCGCGACCGCGACCGAGCTCGGCTTCGCCGAAGCCGATCCGACCGCCGACATCGGCGGATACGACGCCGCCCAGAAGGCCGCGATCCTCGCGAGCCTCGCCTTCCACACGAGCGTCCCCGTCGAGGCCGTCCACCGTGAAGGCATCACGGGCGTCACGGCCGAACAGGTCGAGTCGGCCCGCCTCGCCGGGTACGTCGTGAAGCTCCTCGCCATCTGCGAGCGGCTCACCGACGCCGAGACGGGCGAAGAGGGGGTGTCGGCGCGCGTGTATCCCGCGCTGGTGCCGCGCATCCACCCGCTCGCCGCGGTCCACGGCGCGAACAACGCCGTCTTCGTCGAGGCCTCCGCCGCCGGCCCGCTCATGTTCTACGGCGCGGGCGCCGGGGGAGTGCAGACCGCCTCCGCGGTCCTCGGCGACCTCGTGGCGATCGCACGCCGTCACGTGATCGGGGGCCCCGGCACCGCCGAGTCCACGCACGCCGAGCTCCCCGTGCTCGACATCGGCCGCATCACGACGCGCTACGCGATCACGCTCGAAGTCGCCGACGAGCCCGGCGTGCTCGAGAAGATCGCGCACACCTTCGCCGAGCACGGCGTCTCGGTCGAGCAACTCCAGCAGACCGTGAGCGGCGGCTCCGAGCGGGCTACGCTGGTCATCGGGACGCACGAGGCGAAGGAGTCCGCGCTCGCCGAGACCGTCGCCGCCCTCGCCCAGAGCCCCGTCGTCGCATCCGTCGCGTCCGTCCTCCGAGTCGAAGGAGCAGTGTGA
- the thrC gene encoding threonine synthase, with amino-acid sequence MNHPTPKASSRQWRGVIREYADRLDVTDATPVVTLGEGGTPLLPAPALSRRTGADVWVKFEGMNPTGSFKDRGMTMAVTKAVERGAKVVICASTGNTSASAAAYATHAGISAAVLVPEGKIALGKLSQAIAHNANLIQVQGNFDDCLDIARDLAENYPVHLVNSVNNDRIEGQKTAAFEVVEVLGDAPDFHFIPVGNAGNYTAYTRGYREDIAAGNATRLPRMFGFQAAGSAPIVRGEVVRHPDTIASAIRIGNPASWELALEARDESDGYFGAIDDDKILEAQRILSAEVGIFVEPASAISVAGLLERSAAGVVPAGARVVLTVTGHGLKDPQWALRTADGSDVQPTIVPVDTAEVAAVLGLSS; translated from the coding sequence GTGAACCACCCCACCCCCAAGGCCTCGTCACGCCAGTGGCGCGGAGTCATCCGCGAGTACGCCGACCGTCTCGACGTCACGGATGCCACGCCCGTCGTCACCCTCGGCGAGGGCGGTACGCCGCTCCTGCCCGCCCCGGCGCTCTCGCGCCGCACCGGCGCGGACGTCTGGGTGAAGTTCGAGGGCATGAACCCCACCGGCTCCTTCAAGGACCGCGGCATGACGATGGCCGTCACGAAGGCCGTCGAGCGCGGCGCGAAGGTCGTCATCTGCGCGTCGACCGGCAACACCTCCGCCTCGGCCGCCGCCTATGCGACGCACGCCGGCATCTCGGCGGCCGTGCTCGTGCCGGAGGGCAAGATCGCCCTCGGCAAGCTGAGCCAGGCGATCGCGCACAACGCGAACCTCATCCAGGTGCAGGGCAACTTCGACGACTGCCTCGACATCGCGCGCGACCTCGCCGAGAACTACCCGGTGCACCTCGTGAACTCGGTCAACAACGACCGCATCGAGGGGCAGAAGACGGCCGCGTTCGAGGTCGTCGAGGTGCTCGGCGACGCCCCCGACTTCCACTTCATCCCCGTCGGCAACGCCGGCAACTACACGGCCTACACCCGCGGCTACCGCGAGGACATCGCGGCGGGCAACGCCACCCGGCTGCCGCGCATGTTCGGCTTCCAGGCGGCAGGCTCGGCACCGATCGTCCGTGGCGAGGTGGTGCGTCACCCCGACACGATCGCGAGCGCGATCCGCATCGGCAACCCCGCCTCTTGGGAACTGGCCCTGGAGGCGCGCGACGAGTCCGACGGCTACTTCGGCGCGATCGACGACGACAAGATCCTCGAGGCCCAGCGCATCCTCTCGGCCGAGGTCGGAATCTTCGTCGAGCCCGCCTCGGCGATCAGCGTCGCTGGCCTGCTCGAGCGTTCGGCCGCCGGCGTCGTGCCCGCGGGCGCGCGCGTCGTGCTCACGGTCACCGGGCACGGCCTGAAGGACCCGCAGTGGGCGCTTCGCACCGCCGACGGCTCCGACGTGCAGCCCACGATCGTGCCGGTCGACACGGCCGAGGTCGCCGCGGTGCTCGGGCTCAGCTCATGA
- the thrB gene encoding homoserine kinase: MTDAAATAGTGVTPSLVGRRVQVKVPATSANLGPGFDTLGLALAHYDELEVSVPDAPVLEIEVHGVGAGEVPLDASHLVVRAIAHTFERAGVPLPALKLVAHNRIPHGRGLGSSGAAIVAGVMAARGLLEGVVDFTPDDLLEIATELEGHPDNVAPALFGGLTIAWVTPEGPRHKKLMVHRGVSPLVLVPEHEMSTALARSLQPESVPHEDAVFNVSRSALLVAALIQSPELLLQATEDKLHQHYRAEAMPETDRLIRALRAAGHPAVVSGAGPSILVLASDPSERADAIALVEAAADTEWQALPLAVDFKGATVVNAER; encoded by the coding sequence ATGACCGACGCAGCCGCGACCGCGGGCACGGGCGTCACGCCCTCGCTCGTCGGCCGCCGCGTGCAGGTCAAGGTGCCCGCGACGTCGGCGAACCTCGGTCCGGGCTTCGATACGCTCGGACTCGCGCTCGCCCACTACGACGAGCTCGAGGTCTCCGTACCCGACGCCCCGGTGCTCGAGATCGAGGTGCACGGCGTCGGCGCCGGCGAGGTGCCGCTCGACGCGTCGCACCTCGTCGTCCGCGCCATCGCGCATACCTTCGAGCGCGCCGGGGTACCGCTGCCCGCCCTGAAGCTCGTGGCGCACAACCGCATCCCGCACGGCCGCGGCCTCGGGTCCTCGGGTGCCGCGATCGTCGCCGGGGTCATGGCCGCCAGGGGCCTGCTCGAGGGGGTCGTCGACTTCACTCCCGATGACCTGCTCGAGATCGCGACCGAGCTCGAGGGCCACCCCGACAACGTCGCCCCAGCGCTCTTCGGCGGGCTCACGATCGCGTGGGTGACGCCCGAGGGGCCGCGGCACAAGAAGCTCATGGTGCACCGGGGCGTTTCCCCGCTCGTGCTCGTGCCCGAGCACGAGATGTCGACGGCGCTCGCCCGTTCGTTGCAGCCCGAGTCGGTGCCGCACGAAGACGCGGTGTTCAACGTGTCGCGCTCGGCACTGCTCGTCGCTGCGCTCATCCAGAGTCCCGAACTCCTGCTCCAGGCCACCGAGGACAAGCTCCACCAGCACTACCGGGCCGAAGCCATGCCCGAGACCGATCGGCTGATCCGGGCGCTGCGCGCCGCGGGACATCCGGCTGTCGTGTCGGGTGCCGGTCCCTCCATCCTCGTGCTCGCAAGCGACCCGAGTGAGCGTGCCGATGCCATCGCGCTCGTCGAGGCCGCAGCCGACACCGAATGGCAGGCACTGCCGCTCGCGGTGGACTTCAAGGGCGCGACGGTCGTCAACGCGGAGCGTTGA
- the rho gene encoding transcription termination factor Rho yields MTNATDHADRVANSARLSALKVAELQELAASLGIAGASKRRKGDLVEMISAHQQHIAGDAPAELAIDAVEAPAPADVPSSDESQPKADEASAPVDAPQQAADAASAAPVAEPAPVSAPAARQRRQPRRATSATTVATQHVNAGSGVDLVPAADAAAAADAAPAADNAPAVDVAPADDAREAARAAVREELAAATGEAGRNGQSADVETDVATEEPRQGRGRNRGRRGGERGERTERGERTDDAQKSGGDRQQGERPGRQSERGDRQNGGDQQGRKGDDSIKAEQQRQGDAEKAKQQQTEGGRGQQGQNAQQLAEGEGGRRSRYRDRKRRGQAPGEEMEPELLDDDVLIPIAGILDVLDNYAFVRTTGYLPGPSDVYVSLGQVKKYNLRKGDAVVGSIKQPRDGESNSRQKYNALVKVDSVNGQTPEESAARVEFQKLTPLYPQERLRLETEPTKLTQRIIDLVAPIGKGQRGLIVAPPKAGKTIVLQQIANAISINNPEVHLMVVLVDERPEEVTDMQRTVKGEVIASTFDRPAEDHTTVAELAIERAKRLVELGHDVVVLLDSITRLGRAYNLAAPASGRILSGGVDASALYPPKRFFGAARNIENGGSLTILATALVETGSKMDEVIFEEFKGTGNSELRLSRQLADKRIFPAVDVNASSTRREEMLLSADEVKITWKLRRALAGLEQQGALEAVLGRLKETQSNVEFLMLMQKSMPVGANGHGTAHSHGHETDHR; encoded by the coding sequence GTGACCAACGCAACCGACCACGCCGACCGCGTGGCGAACAGCGCCCGCCTCTCCGCACTGAAGGTCGCCGAGCTCCAGGAGCTCGCCGCATCCCTCGGCATCGCGGGCGCATCGAAGCGCCGAAAGGGAGACCTCGTGGAGATGATCTCCGCCCACCAGCAGCACATCGCGGGTGACGCACCGGCCGAGCTCGCGATCGACGCCGTCGAGGCCCCCGCTCCGGCCGACGTGCCGAGCAGCGACGAGTCGCAGCCGAAGGCCGACGAGGCATCCGCCCCCGTCGACGCTCCGCAGCAGGCCGCCGACGCCGCAAGCGCCGCACCGGTGGCCGAGCCGGCTCCCGTCAGTGCGCCGGCGGCTCGTCAGCGCCGTCAGCCGCGCCGCGCCACGAGCGCGACGACGGTCGCGACGCAGCACGTGAACGCGGGCTCCGGCGTCGACCTCGTGCCCGCCGCCGATGCCGCAGCGGCCGCCGATGCCGCGCCCGCGGCCGACAACGCGCCGGCCGTCGACGTGGCGCCCGCCGACGACGCACGTGAGGCCGCCCGTGCGGCCGTGCGCGAGGAGCTCGCCGCCGCCACCGGTGAGGCCGGCCGAAACGGCCAGTCCGCCGACGTCGAGACCGACGTCGCCACCGAAGAGCCGCGTCAGGGCCGGGGTCGCAACCGAGGCCGCCGCGGCGGCGAGCGCGGCGAGCGCACCGAGCGCGGCGAGCGCACCGATGACGCCCAGAAGTCCGGCGGCGACCGCCAGCAGGGCGAGCGACCGGGGCGCCAGTCCGAGCGCGGCGATCGCCAGAACGGCGGCGACCAGCAGGGCCGCAAGGGCGACGACTCCATCAAGGCCGAGCAGCAGCGCCAGGGCGACGCCGAGAAGGCCAAGCAGCAGCAGACCGAGGGCGGGCGCGGCCAGCAGGGCCAGAACGCCCAGCAGCTCGCCGAGGGCGAAGGCGGACGCCGCAGCCGCTACCGCGACCGCAAGCGCCGCGGCCAGGCCCCGGGCGAGGAGATGGAGCCCGAGCTTCTCGACGACGACGTGCTGATCCCGATCGCCGGCATCCTCGACGTGCTCGACAACTACGCGTTCGTGCGCACCACGGGCTACCTCCCCGGACCGAGCGACGTCTACGTCTCGCTCGGCCAGGTGAAGAAGTACAACCTGCGCAAGGGCGATGCGGTCGTCGGCTCCATCAAGCAGCCGCGCGACGGCGAGTCGAACAGTCGCCAGAAGTACAACGCGCTCGTCAAGGTCGACTCCGTGAACGGGCAGACGCCCGAAGAGTCCGCAGCGCGCGTCGAGTTCCAGAAGCTCACGCCGCTCTACCCGCAAGAGCGCCTGCGCCTCGAGACCGAGCCGACCAAGCTCACGCAGCGCATCATCGACCTCGTCGCTCCGATCGGCAAGGGCCAGCGCGGCCTCATCGTCGCGCCGCCGAAGGCCGGCAAGACGATCGTGCTGCAGCAGATCGCGAACGCCATCTCGATCAACAACCCCGAGGTCCACCTCATGGTCGTGCTCGTCGACGAGCGCCCCGAAGAGGTCACCGACATGCAGCGCACGGTGAAGGGCGAGGTCATCGCCTCGACCTTCGACCGTCCGGCCGAAGACCACACGACGGTCGCCGAGCTCGCGATCGAGCGTGCGAAGCGCCTCGTCGAGCTCGGTCACGACGTCGTCGTGCTGCTCGACTCGATCACCAGACTCGGCCGCGCGTACAACCTCGCGGCTCCGGCATCCGGCCGCATCCTCTCGGGCGGTGTCGACGCCTCGGCGCTCTACCCGCCCAAGCGGTTCTTCGGCGCCGCGCGCAACATCGAGAACGGCGGCTCGCTCACCATCCTCGCCACGGCGCTCGTCGAGACGGGCTCGAAGATGGACGAGGTGATCTTCGAGGAGTTCAAGGGCACCGGCAACTCCGAGCTGCGCCTCTCGCGCCAGCTCGCCGACAAGCGCATCTTCCCGGCCGTCGACGTCAACGCGTCGTCGACGCGTCGCGAAGAGATGCTCCTCTCGGCCGACGAGGTCAAGATCACCTGGAAGCTCCGCCGGGCACTCGCCGGGCTGGAGCAGCAGGGTGCGCTCGAGGCGGTGCTCGGTCGCCTGAAGGAGACCCAGTCGAACGTCGAGTTCCTCATGCTCATGCAGAAGTCGATGCCGGTCGGGGCCAACGGCCACGGCACGGCGCACTCGCACGGGCACGAGACCGACCACCGCTGA
- the prfA gene encoding peptide chain release factor 1, with amino-acid sequence MFESVQSLLAEHAQLQEELADPALHADAARAKKVNRRYAELSRIVSAHTAWLEAQDDLVAARELAKEDEAFAAEVPSLEEALATAQERLRRLLIPRDPDDGRDVIMEIKGGEGGAESALFAGDLLRMYMQYAQSKGWKVELLDQNESDLGGYKDVQVAIKSNATDPSQGVWAHLKYEGGVHRVQRVPATETQGRIHTSTTGVLVFPEVDEPEEVDISQNDLKIDVYRSSGPGGQSVNTTDSAVRITHLPTGIVVSMQNEKSQLQNREAAMRVLRARILARQQEELAAAASDARKSQIRSMDRSERIRTYNFPENRIADHRTGYKAYNLDTVMNGVLDPIVESAIQADEEARLAHLGDE; translated from the coding sequence GTGTTCGAGTCCGTCCAGTCCCTGCTCGCCGAGCATGCGCAGCTGCAAGAGGAGCTCGCCGACCCGGCGCTCCACGCCGACGCTGCGCGCGCCAAGAAGGTCAATCGGCGCTACGCGGAGCTGAGCCGGATCGTCTCGGCGCACACGGCGTGGCTCGAGGCGCAAGACGACCTCGTCGCCGCCCGTGAGCTCGCGAAAGAAGATGAGGCCTTCGCTGCGGAGGTGCCGTCCCTCGAGGAGGCACTCGCCACGGCGCAGGAGCGGCTGCGACGGCTGTTGATCCCGCGCGACCCCGACGACGGGCGCGACGTGATCATGGAGATCAAGGGCGGCGAGGGGGGCGCGGAGAGCGCCCTCTTCGCCGGCGACCTCCTGCGCATGTACATGCAGTACGCGCAGTCGAAGGGCTGGAAGGTCGAGCTCCTCGACCAGAACGAGTCCGACCTCGGCGGCTACAAAGACGTGCAGGTCGCGATCAAGTCGAACGCGACCGACCCGTCGCAGGGCGTGTGGGCTCACCTCAAGTACGAGGGCGGTGTGCACCGCGTGCAGCGGGTGCCCGCCACCGAGACGCAGGGGCGCATCCACACCTCCACGACGGGCGTGCTCGTCTTCCCCGAGGTCGACGAGCCCGAAGAGGTCGACATCAGCCAGAACGACCTGAAGATCGACGTGTACCGTTCGTCGGGTCCCGGCGGTCAGTCGGTGAACACCACCGACTCCGCCGTTCGCATCACCCACCTGCCCACGGGCATCGTGGTCTCGATGCAGAACGAGAAGTCGCAGCTGCAGAACCGTGAGGCGGCCATGCGGGTGCTCCGCGCCCGTATCCTCGCGCGCCAGCAGGAGGAGCTCGCGGCGGCGGCATCCGATGCCCGCAAGTCGCAGATCCGCTCCATGGACCGCTCGGAGCGCATCCGCACGTACAACTTCCCCGAGAACCGCATCGCCGATCACCGCACCGGCTACAAGGCCTACAACCTCGACACCGTCATGAACGGCGTCCTCGACCCGATCGTCGAGTCGGCGATCCAGGCCGACGAAGAGGCGCGCCTCGCCCACCTCGGCGACGAGTAG